GGATAAACCGTTACCGCTGCTTCCTTTCGGACCTGACGGGATTCACAGCGCACCCGCCATCCGGCCTCTCTGTCAAAGATTTCGTCGTTGCGACGAGGAGAATAACTATTTATTTCAGCCGAAATTGTCAACCCTTATTACTGAAAATTTAAACTTATTTTAAAAATTCTTTAAATCACACCCTGCTACAATCATCGTCGGCGTATCAACTCAAATATTGAACTTTATTTCGGCCTTTCTTTCTGCTTAACTATAAGGACTCAACCGCACAAATTAATCTCAATTCCGGAGAAAATATGGACGCACAGAACGTTAAAGATGTGGAAGGCATAAAAGTTCAGCAAATAGGCTACAAAGGCGAAAACTACAAAGTAAAAGGCGTAACTATCCGCTGGCTATCCAAATCAGGCAAAGACGAAAACGGCCAACCCGAATACGGACTACGCCATTTCACAGTTGAACCCGGTGGAGAAATTCCGGCCCACAACCACTTCTATCTCCAGACCGTCTATGTGGAAAAAGGCCAATTCGAATGTTTTGCCTACGACCCTGAAACCGGCGAAGTAATTGAAAGCAAAATATGCGGCCCCGGAGACTTTGTCTTTTCCGACTGCATGGAGCCGCACGGCATGCGCAACATCAGTGAGACTGAGGAAGCAACCTTCCTGTGCTGCATCGGCTGTGTCTACGAAAAGTAGGCATATCACCAACTAAAACAAAAAGCCCGCCATCAACTTTGATAGCGGGCTTTTCCATTAGATGTCGGTGTTGATCCA
The Marinifilum sp. JC120 DNA segment above includes these coding regions:
- a CDS encoding cupin domain-containing protein; its protein translation is MDAQNVKDVEGIKVQQIGYKGENYKVKGVTIRWLSKSGKDENGQPEYGLRHFTVEPGGEIPAHNHFYLQTVYVEKGQFECFAYDPETGEVIESKICGPGDFVFSDCMEPHGMRNISETEEATFLCCIGCVYEK